The Candidatus Binatus sp. genome includes a window with the following:
- a CDS encoding AAA family ATPase — MDNLHKDFEQGFGKGKVVELRDSDAYLAKHGVRFGRARKTKTQRVAWLWPNWIPLGGLTFLCGDSGIGKSVLLSALIAIVTRGRKFPDGAKAPRSQVVYYGIEDSIRAALVPRLKAASADLDRVSIVEPDFSRTDTHGPLFKGLPEGIAHVAEFVRDTGARLVIFDPLADFVAGNTDLNDEAAVRHALAPLMRLAEEKELAILCVRHLNKRSEAKALYRILGSSAFAQAPRAIFAVEQDPEREDGRLLLCLKSSYAKKPAPWRFGLTAGRNGVVRVEWGERVEKEAAEAMAEAGEITPGKLEEACEYLGKALSHGKANASIVLRGARDHGISDMTLRRARKKLGVKAEPYWDETSKKLKGQWIWIAGKEEP, encoded by the coding sequence ATGGACAATCTGCATAAAGACTTCGAGCAGGGCTTCGGCAAGGGCAAGGTGGTCGAGCTACGCGATTCGGACGCATACCTTGCCAAGCATGGCGTTCGCTTCGGGCGGGCGCGCAAGACCAAAACGCAACGGGTTGCCTGGCTGTGGCCAAACTGGATACCTCTCGGCGGCCTGACCTTTCTCTGCGGCGACTCCGGCATTGGCAAAAGCGTCCTGCTCTCCGCTCTGATTGCCATTGTCACCCGTGGCCGGAAGTTTCCCGATGGCGCCAAGGCCCCGCGCTCTCAGGTTGTTTACTACGGCATCGAGGACAGCATCCGGGCAGCGCTGGTCCCGCGTCTCAAGGCCGCAAGCGCCGACCTGGACCGGGTGTCTATCGTGGAACCCGACTTCTCGCGCACCGATACGCACGGCCCGCTGTTCAAGGGTCTGCCCGAAGGAATCGCGCACGTCGCGGAGTTCGTCCGCGACACCGGGGCGCGGCTCGTAATCTTCGATCCCCTTGCTGATTTTGTCGCGGGCAACACCGATCTAAACGACGAGGCCGCTGTACGCCACGCGCTCGCCCCGCTGATGCGGCTGGCGGAAGAGAAAGAGCTAGCGATCCTCTGCGTGCGGCATCTCAACAAGCGGAGCGAGGCCAAGGCGCTCTACCGGATACTCGGCTCAAGCGCCTTCGCCCAGGCGCCGCGCGCCATCTTCGCGGTCGAGCAGGACCCGGAGCGGGAAGACGGCCGGCTCCTGCTCTGCCTCAAGAGCAGCTACGCGAAGAAGCCGGCACCGTGGCGCTTCGGACTGACGGCCGGGCGCAACGGCGTAGTCCGGGTCGAATGGGGTGAGCGCGTGGAGAAAGAGGCGGCCGAGGCGATGGCCGAGGCGGGAGAGATCACGCCGGGCAAGCTTGAGGAGGCGTGCGAGTACCTGGGAAAGGCACTCAGCCACGGCAAGGCCAACGCATCGATCGTCTTACGCGGCGCGCGCGACCACGGAATCTCGGACATGACCCTTAGGCGCGCCCGTAAAAAACTGGGCGTCAAAGCGGAGCCCTACTGGGATGAGACGAGCAAGAAGCTCAAGGGACAGTGGATATGGATTGCGGGCAAGGAAGAGCCGTGA
- a CDS encoding DUF7146 domain-containing protein produces MLTFDDAIARLPGGRLEGERYRAPCPAHGGAHLNLSVRADENGIACFKCWSHGCSTKEIVAALGAAPASVKSAAPRAKMKTADEKDTRALAARLWREARDARGTIVQDYLFGRGFTGEMPWERQVSHQVDTQPDYLVGLGIPAALRFHPRLKHPSGVYLPAMVAAIEDREGAIVGIHRTFLKPDGTGKAEVEPNKMALGRVAGCAVHLSAGAPELVICEGIETGLSILQATGLHVWAALGTSNLGQVELPGFVREVIIAADHDDAGLKAARGAAESYQKTGYQVRIVSPSTSGEDFNDLAW; encoded by the coding sequence GTGCTGACGTTCGATGACGCGATCGCGCGGCTGCCCGGCGGACGTCTCGAGGGCGAACGATACCGCGCGCCCTGCCCGGCGCACGGCGGCGCGCATCTCAATCTCAGCGTGAGGGCCGACGAAAACGGGATCGCCTGCTTCAAGTGCTGGAGCCACGGATGCAGCACGAAAGAGATCGTGGCCGCGCTCGGGGCGGCGCCGGCGTCCGTCAAATCGGCCGCGCCGCGGGCGAAGATGAAGACCGCTGATGAGAAAGACACGCGCGCGCTGGCGGCGAGACTCTGGCGCGAGGCGCGCGACGCGCGCGGGACCATCGTACAGGACTACCTATTCGGGCGCGGCTTCACGGGCGAAATGCCGTGGGAGCGGCAAGTGAGTCATCAAGTTGATACTCAGCCCGATTACTTAGTCGGGCTGGGGATTCCGGCGGCGCTGCGCTTCCATCCGCGGCTCAAGCATCCGAGCGGAGTCTATCTGCCCGCGATGGTCGCGGCGATCGAGGACCGCGAAGGCGCGATCGTCGGAATCCATCGGACGTTCCTAAAGCCTGATGGAACGGGCAAGGCGGAAGTCGAGCCGAACAAGATGGCGCTTGGGCGCGTGGCTGGATGCGCGGTTCATCTGAGCGCCGGCGCTCCCGAGTTGGTCATCTGCGAGGGGATCGAAACGGGGCTTTCGATCCTGCAAGCAACCGGGCTTCACGTCTGGGCGGCGCTCGGCACGTCGAATCTCGGCCAAGTCGAGCTTCCCGGATTCGTGCGCGAGGTCATCATCGCGGCCGACCACGACGACGCGGGACTGAAGGCCGCGCGCGGCGCGGCTGAGTCGTATCAAAAAACTGGATACCAAGTGCGAATAGTCAGTCCTTCAACTAGCGGGGAGGACTTCAACGACCTGGCGTGGTGA
- a CDS encoding class I SAM-dependent RNA methyltransferase produces the protein MTFGPFGVGHRDGKAVMVAGAVAGDRLEVEIVSERRDYALARIREILRASAERRVAPCPYLPRCGGCDWQHIDYGAQVRFKGEVVARELGHALGVAIDPAGLVEPAPAEFGYRSRIRLRVGARGVLGFYSAGSNTIVEIDSCMVAEPAIRMPLHLARSLGKRVEEIEVVRDGAREVQVAHLKKPAVEEDLRRARNVLESDREIAGIVLRSGTHRATAGDSAIAIELEAGLSLEVDADLFSQVNRAQNQKLVARVMEMAAIHESPAVLDLFCGAGNFSLPASRRGARVTGVDADAGAIAAAARNAARLKFRDAQFVAMKASATADFLHRARYRPEVIILDPPRTGAPDLMEPIVKLRAPGVIYVSCDVTTLARDLRVLAGAGYKINRVCGFDFFPNTHHVEIVVHALLT, from the coding sequence ATGACATTCGGGCCCTTCGGCGTCGGCCACCGGGACGGCAAGGCTGTGATGGTCGCGGGCGCGGTGGCGGGAGACAGGCTGGAGGTCGAGATAGTTTCGGAGCGCCGCGATTACGCGCTCGCGAGAATTCGCGAAATCCTCCGCGCGAGCGCCGAGCGCCGGGTTGCCCCGTGTCCCTATCTGCCGCGATGCGGTGGATGCGATTGGCAGCACATCGACTACGGCGCCCAAGTCCGTTTCAAGGGCGAAGTCGTCGCGCGCGAGCTCGGCCATGCGCTTGGTGTCGCGATCGATCCGGCGGGACTCGTCGAACCGGCGCCGGCCGAGTTTGGTTATCGGTCGAGAATCCGGCTCAGGGTGGGCGCCAGGGGCGTGCTTGGGTTTTACTCCGCCGGCAGCAACACGATCGTCGAGATCGATTCATGCATGGTCGCCGAGCCGGCCATCCGGATGCCGCTGCATCTGGCGCGCTCGCTCGGCAAGCGGGTCGAAGAGATCGAGGTGGTCCGCGACGGCGCACGCGAAGTCCAGGTCGCACATCTGAAGAAGCCGGCGGTCGAAGAGGACCTCAGGCGAGCGCGCAACGTGCTCGAATCGGACCGCGAGATTGCCGGAATCGTGCTGCGATCGGGGACGCATCGCGCGACGGCAGGCGACAGCGCGATCGCAATCGAGCTCGAGGCCGGGTTATCGCTCGAAGTGGACGCCGATCTTTTCAGCCAGGTGAATCGCGCGCAGAACCAGAAGCTGGTAGCGCGGGTGATGGAAATGGCGGCGATTCACGAATCGCCGGCGGTGCTCGATCTGTTTTGCGGCGCGGGCAACTTCAGTCTGCCCGCATCGCGTCGCGGCGCGCGAGTGACGGGGGTAGATGCCGATGCGGGAGCAATCGCGGCGGCGGCGCGCAACGCCGCGCGGTTGAAATTTCGCGACGCACAGTTCGTCGCGATGAAGGCGTCGGCGACCGCCGATTTTCTGCATCGCGCGCGCTATCGTCCCGAGGTCATAATTCTCGATCCGCCGCGCACCGGCGCGCCCGACCTGATGGAACCGATCGTCAAGCTGCGCGCACCGGGCGTCATTTACGTATCGTGCGACGTGACCACGCTGGCGCGTGATTTGCGCGTGCTTGCGGGGGCCGGATATAAAATTAATCGCGTATGCGGGTTCGATTTTTTCCCCAACACGCATCATGTTGAGATCGTGGTGCACGCGCTATTGACTTAG
- a CDS encoding molybdopterin-dependent oxidoreductase: protein MASLITRRKLLLSLAAATALAGCDSRPASMFLAGMGRWNERVDRLLFSPNRLAPEPPASELTPEADFPSYFISDTIPFAPDNWMLMVGGLVARPSVFSLEQLKRMPQTGMRIRHHCVEGWSAVAEWQGVQLREIARMVGASPDARYVEFRSFDAGYFSSWDIESSLHPQTILAYGMNGRALYPDHGAPLRLYSPVKLGYKNVKYLTEVNFLPRRSGGYWEDQGYDWYGGV, encoded by the coding sequence GTGGCTAGCCTGATCACGCGGCGAAAACTTCTGCTGAGTCTCGCCGCCGCCACCGCGCTCGCCGGATGCGACAGCCGTCCCGCGTCGATGTTTCTCGCCGGGATGGGACGTTGGAACGAGCGCGTCGATCGCCTGTTGTTCTCGCCGAATCGGCTCGCGCCCGAACCGCCTGCCTCCGAACTCACGCCCGAGGCCGATTTCCCGAGCTACTTTATTTCCGACACGATTCCGTTCGCACCGGACAATTGGATGCTCATGGTGGGCGGACTGGTCGCGCGGCCGTCCGTCTTCTCGCTCGAACAGCTCAAGCGGATGCCGCAAACGGGCATGCGAATTCGCCATCATTGCGTCGAGGGTTGGTCGGCGGTGGCCGAGTGGCAGGGCGTGCAGCTGCGCGAGATCGCCCGCATGGTCGGCGCCAGTCCCGACGCGCGATACGTCGAGTTCCGTTCGTTCGACGCCGGCTACTTTTCATCGTGGGATATCGAAAGCTCGCTTCATCCGCAGACCATACTTGCATACGGCATGAATGGGCGCGCGTTATATCCCGATCACGGCGCCCCGCTGCGCCTCTATTCGCCGGTCAAGCTCGGTTACAAGAACGTGAAGTATCTGACCGAAGTGAATTTTCTCCCCCGTCGCAGCGGCGGGTACTGGGAAGATCAAGGATACGATTGGTACGGCGGCGTCTAG
- a CDS encoding helix-turn-helix domain-containing protein, translating to MTARKDRQTRGSETNRHFRTLRGVLQATGGAAKIEELYRVMRAEEAARFLGLAEPTVRDMTYRHELPCVKLGARAVGYRVIDLIDWQKTRRAPARG from the coding sequence ATGACGGCAAGGAAGGATAGACAGACCAGGGGATCTGAAACCAACCGGCATTTCCGCACGCTGCGCGGCGTGCTCCAGGCGACCGGTGGCGCGGCGAAGATTGAGGAGCTGTACCGCGTGATGCGCGCGGAAGAGGCGGCGCGTTTCCTTGGGCTCGCGGAGCCGACCGTCCGAGATATGACCTATCGGCACGAATTGCCGTGCGTGAAGCTTGGCGCGCGCGCCGTCGGCTATCGCGTAATTGACCTAATCGACTGGCAGAAAACGCGCCGGGCGCCGGCGCGCGGGTGA
- a CDS encoding helix-turn-helix domain-containing protein, with protein MKSGGKFRGAANAETIRALRSVMAATGGNAKVRELYQVLRVEEAAEFLGIAVQTVRNMTALGRLPCTRMGPHCVGYQLIDLIAWLQKRQQPARRETSEEIT; from the coding sequence ATGAAATCGGGCGGCAAATTTCGCGGCGCCGCGAACGCGGAGACGATCCGCGCGCTGCGCTCGGTCATGGCCGCGACCGGCGGCAACGCGAAGGTGCGCGAGCTGTACCAGGTGCTCCGCGTTGAAGAGGCGGCCGAGTTTCTCGGCATTGCGGTTCAGACCGTGCGGAACATGACGGCGCTCGGTAGACTGCCGTGCACCCGCATGGGGCCGCACTGCGTCGGCTACCAGCTTATCGACCTGATCGCGTGGCTCCAGAAACGGCAACAGCCGGCCCGCCGGGAAACCTCGGAGGAAATCACATGA
- a CDS encoding Rieske (2Fe-2S) protein has translation MSDQHRRRAALTRSRPRRKDAPARARYKVARTDALAPGESLKFMLPIRGADEECFLINFGGEFHAYVNRCRHVPMAMDWVDNQFFAEDGRYLICQTHNACYEPASGECIAGPPTACGKFLYRVPTEIEDGVIYARPPQAEFED, from the coding sequence ATGTCCGACCAACATCGACGCCGCGCCGCCCTGACCCGATCCCGTCCGCGACGCAAGGACGCGCCCGCACGTGCCCGCTACAAAGTCGCGCGCACCGACGCGCTCGCGCCCGGCGAGTCGCTGAAGTTCATGCTGCCGATTCGCGGCGCCGACGAGGAATGTTTTCTGATCAACTTCGGCGGTGAGTTCCACGCCTACGTCAATCGATGCCGGCATGTGCCGATGGCGATGGACTGGGTGGACAATCAGTTTTTCGCGGAGGACGGCCGCTACTTGATTTGCCAGACGCACAACGCCTGTTACGAGCCGGCCAGCGGCGAATGTATCGCGGGACCGCCGACCGCATGCGGCAAATTTCTTTACCGGGTGCCGACGGAGATCGAAGATGGAGTCATCTACGCTCGTCCGCCGCAAGCTGAATTCGAAGACTAG
- the amrB gene encoding AmmeMemoRadiSam system protein B gives MENPKIRAVEAFPVEQQGQTLICLRDPSGLAPEPIMLGMGAYFIVTLFDGKMSLKDIQAAFAQRFGEMIPLDKLDELIAALDRAYFLDSPALHARERCVREEFLASPDRPAALAGLCYEKDPAKLRLELAGYFDPPEGPGRVPAVRKAASLAGLIAPHIDPRRGAAAYAHAYHELMAHDPPELIVILGTSHYGAGPELFSATRKNYATPFGAVETDGGFIDRLAARYQGDLFADEMLHRGEHSIEFQALFLAYAFGARGYQVVPILVSSFHELVASGVMPARDARVGSFIAALRSELDADCRRVLILAGVDFAHVGRKFGDEFSADHAVAERVQREDLGLIENIKRGDPEGFFADIVKDRDARRICGLAPMYTQLELLRGRSARLLKYGIAMEPQSESAVSFASLAID, from the coding sequence ATGGAAAATCCAAAGATTCGCGCCGTCGAGGCTTTCCCCGTCGAGCAGCAGGGTCAGACGCTGATCTGTTTGCGCGATCCGAGCGGGCTGGCGCCCGAACCGATCATGCTCGGGATGGGCGCTTACTTCATCGTGACTTTATTCGACGGGAAGATGTCGCTGAAGGATATCCAGGCCGCGTTTGCGCAGCGCTTCGGCGAGATGATTCCGCTCGACAAGCTCGACGAGCTGATCGCGGCGCTGGATCGTGCGTACTTCCTCGACTCGCCCGCGCTCCACGCGCGCGAGCGGTGCGTGCGCGAGGAATTTCTCGCCAGCCCCGACCGTCCGGCGGCGCTGGCGGGGCTGTGCTACGAGAAAGATCCGGCGAAGTTGCGGCTCGAACTCGCGGGGTACTTCGATCCACCCGAGGGACCGGGCCGCGTTCCCGCGGTGAGAAAAGCGGCGTCGCTCGCGGGCCTGATCGCGCCTCATATCGATCCGCGCCGAGGCGCGGCCGCCTATGCGCACGCCTACCATGAGCTGATGGCGCACGATCCCCCGGAGTTGATCGTGATTCTGGGAACCTCGCACTACGGCGCCGGCCCCGAGCTGTTCAGCGCGACGCGCAAGAACTACGCGACGCCGTTTGGCGCGGTCGAGACCGACGGCGGTTTTATCGATCGGCTCGCGGCGCGGTACCAGGGCGATCTGTTCGCTGACGAGATGCTGCATCGCGGCGAGCATTCGATCGAATTCCAGGCGCTGTTTCTTGCCTACGCGTTCGGCGCGCGCGGCTACCAGGTCGTGCCGATCCTGGTCAGTTCGTTCCATGAATTGGTCGCGAGCGGAGTCATGCCGGCGCGCGATGCCCGGGTTGGATCGTTCATCGCGGCGCTGAGGTCCGAGCTCGACGCGGATTGTCGCCGGGTGCTGATTCTTGCGGGTGTGGATTTCGCGCACGTCGGCAGGAAATTCGGCGACGAGTTCAGCGCCGATCACGCGGTGGCCGAGCGCGTCCAGCGCGAGGATCTCGGCCTCATCGAAAATATCAAGCGCGGCGACCCCGAGGGCTTCTTCGCCGACATCGTGAAGGATCGCGACGCGCGGCGAATTTGCGGTCTGGCGCCGATGTACACCCAACTCGAGCTGCTGCGCGGCCGCAGCGCGCGGTTGCTCAAATATGGAATCGCGATGGAACCGCAGAGCGAGTCGGCGGTGTCGTTCGCGAGCCTCGCGATCGACTAG
- a CDS encoding cytochrome b/b6 domain-containing protein: MGSSTAENRRKERRAQPAAIRLAHWINIPLLVIMAGSGLQILAAYPALGPRGALYSWYPFQNDAPPSWLRIGGWLAGARHWHFAIAWFLILNAVLYLIYMVASGEWRRRVFIPRRDASNALAMLGYYLRVRKTPPPEDFYNGAQRLAYTSAILFGVVVVLSGLAIYKPVQLYWITAAFGGYDVARVVHLSCLVLLALFTAMHLVLVALHPRTIVTMLTGGRRG; the protein is encoded by the coding sequence ATGGGATCATCGACCGCTGAAAACCGACGAAAGGAACGACGCGCGCAGCCTGCCGCGATTCGACTGGCGCATTGGATTAACATTCCGCTGCTCGTCATCATGGCCGGCAGCGGGCTGCAGATTCTGGCCGCGTATCCGGCGCTCGGCCCGCGCGGCGCACTATATAGCTGGTATCCGTTCCAGAACGACGCGCCGCCGTCGTGGCTGCGAATCGGCGGATGGCTCGCGGGTGCGCGCCATTGGCATTTCGCGATCGCCTGGTTCCTCATCCTCAACGCAGTACTTTACCTGATTTACATGGTCGCGAGCGGTGAATGGCGCCGCCGCGTTTTCATTCCGCGCCGCGATGCTTCCAATGCGCTGGCGATGCTCGGTTACTACTTGCGCGTGCGTAAGACTCCGCCGCCTGAGGACTTCTACAACGGTGCTCAACGTCTCGCCTACACGTCCGCGATTCTGTTCGGAGTCGTCGTGGTTCTGTCCGGACTGGCTATTTACAAACCGGTGCAGTTGTACTGGATAACCGCGGCATTCGGCGGATACGACGTCGCGCGCGTAGTGCATTTGAGCTGCCTTGTTCTGCTCGCACTGTTCACCGCGATGCACCTGGTGCTCGTCGCGCTCCATCCGCGGACGATCGTCACCATGTTGACCGGAGGACGGCGTGGCTAG
- a CDS encoding site-specific integrase translates to MARKEESYGPNIVADPRRPGAFYVRIYHAGVHYKRRAASPSHARELREEIRVAIRKGEWPPKPKAKLALLDELLETYREEKQREGKAVMDSDVGFRRLLERFGGRRADSLTAREVKEWRDALLEGHTPATVNRHLTILRAILRMGMRDRKIEAGAIPEIEPFAENNKRVRYLTADEELRLLEKLPEWLRPLVMVAIHTGMRRGELLNLMWADVDFVGGIIFVRTSKSGEGRRIPMSPTAHRTLSALREARRKRLKARVVRREAANPHVFSAPQGGLILNLNRVWYGRTPRSKRAVGPVANACPSASEGVIKRAGLEGLRFHDLRHTFASRLVMNGVDLFRVQTLMGHKSPMMTLRYAHLSPEHLRAAVATLDAPGVKPWAEERQGS, encoded by the coding sequence ATGGCACGCAAAGAAGAAAGCTACGGTCCAAACATCGTCGCTGACCCGCGCCGTCCGGGCGCGTTCTATGTGCGCATCTACCATGCCGGAGTCCACTACAAGCGGCGGGCTGCGTCGCCCAGCCATGCGCGCGAGTTGCGCGAGGAAATCCGCGTAGCGATCCGCAAGGGCGAGTGGCCGCCGAAACCAAAGGCTAAGTTGGCGCTGTTGGACGAGCTGCTCGAAACGTACCGCGAAGAGAAGCAGCGTGAAGGCAAGGCCGTGATGGACAGCGACGTTGGGTTTAGACGGCTGCTTGAACGCTTCGGCGGCCGGCGCGCCGATTCGCTCACGGCCCGCGAGGTCAAAGAGTGGCGCGACGCGTTGCTTGAAGGGCATACGCCGGCGACCGTCAACCGACACCTCACCATACTCCGGGCGATCCTGCGCATGGGCATGAGGGACCGCAAGATAGAGGCCGGCGCCATTCCCGAGATCGAGCCCTTCGCAGAGAACAACAAGCGCGTGCGCTACCTGACCGCTGATGAGGAGCTGCGGCTTCTAGAGAAGCTGCCTGAGTGGCTGCGCCCGCTGGTTATGGTTGCGATTCACACCGGGATGCGGCGCGGCGAGCTGCTCAACCTGATGTGGGCAGACGTGGACTTCGTGGGCGGGATCATCTTCGTGCGCACGTCTAAATCAGGCGAAGGGCGGCGGATTCCGATGAGCCCGACCGCGCATCGCACGCTAAGCGCTCTCCGCGAAGCGCGGCGGAAGCGGCTTAAAGCCCGAGTGGTGAGGCGTGAGGCTGCGAACCCTCACGTGTTCAGTGCGCCGCAGGGCGGCCTGATACTCAACCTCAATCGCGTCTGGTATGGCAGAACCCCACGATCGAAACGCGCCGTGGGGCCGGTAGCGAACGCCTGTCCCTCAGCCAGCGAGGGCGTGATTAAGCGCGCGGGACTTGAGGGGCTGCGCTTTCACGATTTGCGCCACACCTTTGCTTCGCGCTTGGTGATGAACGGCGTGGACCTGTTCCGCGTGCAAACCCTGATGGGCCACAAGTCGCCAATGATGACGCTCCGGTACGCCCATCTGAGCCCGGAGCATTTACGCGCAGCGGTCGCAACGCTCGACGCGCCGGGTGTGAAGCCGTGGGCGGAAGAGCGGCAGGGAAGTTGA
- a CDS encoding helix-turn-helix domain-containing protein, whose translation MSEPEGLISQREAARRLGVGRWTIRKLIRAGELRAFRVRTAIRISPFDLRQYLNRHPADRGNAPGGAANGAT comes from the coding sequence ATGAGTGAACCCGAAGGACTAATCTCGCAGCGTGAGGCGGCGCGCCGGCTCGGCGTCGGCCGCTGGACGATCCGCAAGCTCATTCGGGCCGGCGAGCTGCGCGCCTTCCGAGTGCGGACCGCCATCCGCATATCACCGTTCGATCTGCGCCAGTACCTCAACCGGCATCCCGCCGACCGCGGCAATGCACCCGGCGGCGCGGCGAACGGAGCAACCTGA